One Chitinivibrionales bacterium DNA segment encodes these proteins:
- a CDS encoding DUF58 domain-containing protein has protein sequence MIPREVLQNVRRIEIRTRSIVESILSGEYQSVFKGRGMEFSEVRTYTEGDDVRNIDWNVTARMGQPYVKKHVEERELTVMLLVDASSSGRFGSVSRFKDETAVELCALLAFSAIKNNDRVGLIIFTSDVEKYIPPKKGKNHVLRVIRELLYFRPAKAGTNVAAAVEFLNRVLTKKSVVFLVSDFLSPGFEVPIRVAGRRHDFVAVSVSDPREQRLPDVGLIELADPETGRTMLIDTRDKNLRRAFEKESERRRAELSGFFRANGIDEIRVSTGADYVDPLVKFFRKREKMYR, from the coding sequence ATGATTCCAAGAGAAGTACTCCAAAACGTCCGGCGCATTGAAATCAGGACAAGAAGCATCGTGGAGTCCATCCTGTCGGGCGAGTACCAGAGCGTGTTCAAGGGCCGCGGCATGGAGTTCTCGGAGGTACGCACCTACACGGAGGGCGACGACGTGCGCAACATCGACTGGAACGTCACGGCGCGCATGGGACAGCCCTATGTCAAGAAGCACGTGGAGGAGCGCGAGCTCACGGTAATGCTCCTCGTGGACGCGAGCTCGTCGGGCCGCTTCGGTTCGGTGTCACGCTTCAAGGACGAGACCGCGGTGGAGCTGTGCGCGCTGCTCGCGTTCTCGGCAATCAAGAACAACGACCGCGTGGGCCTCATCATCTTCACCTCCGACGTCGAGAAATACATACCGCCCAAAAAAGGCAAGAACCACGTGCTGCGCGTGATCCGCGAGCTGCTCTATTTCAGGCCCGCAAAGGCCGGCACCAACGTTGCGGCGGCCGTGGAGTTCCTCAACCGCGTGCTCACTAAGAAATCGGTAGTGTTTTTGGTGTCCGATTTCCTGTCGCCGGGATTCGAGGTGCCCATCCGCGTGGCGGGCAGGCGCCACGATTTCGTTGCGGTGAGCGTTTCCGACCCGCGCGAGCAGCGTCTTCCCGACGTGGGCCTCATCGAGCTGGCCGACCCGGAAACCGGCAGGACCATGCTTATTGACACACGCGACAAGAACCTGCGCAGGGCCTTCGAAAAGGAATCGGAGAGGCGGCGCGCCGAGCTGTCGGGCTTCTTCCGCGCCAACGGCATCGACGAGATCCGCGTCTCCACCGGCGCCGACTACGTTGACCCCCTTGTCAAGTTCTTCAGGAAACGGGAGAAAATGTACCGGTGA
- a CDS encoding AAA family ATPase, producing MSVDIAVLNDKIKEESSFVTLLRSEMGKVIVGQSKMLDRLLIGLLSRGHILLEGVPGLAKTLAISTLAKIIDTKFQRIQFTPDLLPADLVGTMIYNQKTGEFVPKKGPIFANIILADEINRAPAKVQSALLEAMQERTVTIGDTTYPLAEPFLVLATQNPIEQEGTYPLPEAQVDRFMLKLKIVYPTREEEKAILARMGKGEIPEVAKVITVDKIFRARGVVNEIYMDPKVEDYIIALTFATREPEKAGQKDLKDLIAYGASPRATLFLAQVARAHAFIRGRGYVTPEDIKSVGMDVLRHRVLLTYEAEAENITPEDIIQKIFDSVEVP from the coding sequence ATGAGCGTTGACATTGCAGTGTTGAACGACAAAATCAAGGAGGAGAGCAGTTTTGTCACCCTGCTGCGCAGCGAGATGGGCAAGGTGATCGTGGGACAGTCGAAAATGCTCGACCGGCTTCTGATCGGGCTTCTTTCGCGCGGCCACATTCTTCTGGAAGGCGTGCCGGGACTCGCGAAGACCCTGGCGATATCGACGCTGGCAAAAATCATCGACACGAAGTTCCAGCGCATCCAGTTCACGCCCGATTTGCTGCCTGCCGATTTGGTTGGCACCATGATCTACAACCAGAAGACCGGCGAGTTCGTTCCCAAGAAGGGACCGATCTTCGCCAACATCATTCTCGCCGACGAAATCAACCGCGCGCCGGCAAAGGTGCAGAGCGCGCTGCTCGAGGCGATGCAGGAGCGGACTGTCACCATCGGCGACACCACATACCCGCTTGCCGAGCCATTTCTCGTTCTCGCGACGCAGAACCCCATCGAGCAGGAGGGAACCTACCCGCTTCCCGAGGCGCAGGTCGACCGGTTCATGCTCAAGCTCAAGATCGTGTATCCCACCCGGGAGGAGGAAAAGGCGATTCTTGCCAGGATGGGAAAGGGCGAAATCCCCGAAGTGGCCAAGGTGATCACGGTCGACAAGATCTTCCGCGCGCGCGGCGTGGTCAACGAGATCTACATGGACCCCAAGGTGGAGGACTACATCATTGCCTTGACATTTGCGACGCGCGAGCCGGAGAAGGCCGGCCAGAAGGACCTCAAGGACCTCATCGCCTACGGCGCATCGCCGCGCGCCACTTTGTTTCTCGCGCAGGTCGCGCGCGCGCACGCCTTCATCCGCGGCAGGGGCTACGTCACGCCGGAAGACATCAAGTCGGTGGGCATGGACGTGCTAAGGCACCGGGTGCTGCTCACCTACGAGGCGGAGGCGGAAAACATTACGCCGGAAGATATTATTCAGAAGATATTTGACAGTGTGGAAGTGCCGTAG
- a CDS encoding STAS domain-containing protein, whose protein sequence is MELKFTDIGTYKVIKISGKVDWENARTLDREIQRIIDGGCSHIAFALDEVSFICSGGIGALVYNLNKVKKMGGAMYIISANEYVNYILETLKFDIVFDGFLFSSFDEFKNQIIEKD, encoded by the coding sequence TTGGAATTGAAATTCACCGACATCGGCACCTACAAGGTCATCAAGATCAGCGGAAAGGTCGACTGGGAAAATGCGCGCACGCTCGACCGGGAGATCCAGCGGATCATCGACGGCGGCTGCTCGCACATCGCCTTTGCCCTCGACGAGGTGTCTTTCATCTGTTCGGGCGGCATCGGCGCGCTCGTGTACAACCTCAACAAGGTGAAGAAAATGGGCGGCGCCATGTACATCATCTCGGCAAACGAATACGTCAATTACATCCTGGAGACCCTCAAGTTCGACATCGTCTTCGACGGATTCCTCTTCTCGTCGTTCGACGAATTCAAGAACCAGATCATCGAAAAGGACTAG